A region of Numenius arquata chromosome 25, bNumArq3.hap1.1, whole genome shotgun sequence DNA encodes the following proteins:
- the FAM174C gene encoding protein FAM174C, translated as MLRPEPLCLLLLLLLHASRAASPAPSAAPSPLNGTEAARPAAGNGTRPDPTPGWRRPPPGPVLPAGSGLPVLKRAVYVLSALSALAAFYFLLRAFRSEGPRNEPKTRSRLKKPQRKKYGLLSSYDQNIEMASLDSDEDTVFETRNLRR; from the exons ATGCTGCGGCCGGAGcccctctgcctccttctccttctcctcctgcacgCCTCCCGGGCCGCCTCCCCCGCTCCTTCGGCCGCCCCGAGCCCGCTCAACGGCACggaggcggcgcggccggcggcgggtAACGGGACGCGGCCGGACCCGACGCCGGgatggcggcggccgccgccggggccggtgcTGCCGGCGGGGTCGGGGCTGCCGGTGCTGAAGCGGGCGGTGTACGTGCTGAGCGCCCTCTCCGCCCTGGCCGCCTTCTATTTCCTCCTGCGGGCGTTCCG GTCGGAGGGACCCAGAAATGAGCCCAAAACTCGTTCCAGGTTGAAGAAGCCCCAGCGGAAGAAGTACGGCCTTCTCTCCAGCTACGACCAGAACATCGAGATGGCCTCGCTCGACAGCGACGAGGACACCGTGTTTGAAACGAGGAACCTGAGGCGGTAG
- the CIRBP gene encoding cold-inducible RNA-binding protein isoform X2, with protein sequence MASDEGKLFVGGLSFDTNEQSLEQVFSKYGQISEVVVVKDRETQRSRGFGFVTFENIDDAKDAMMAMNGKSVDGRQIRVDQAGKSSENRSRGYRGGSSGGRGFFRGGRGRGRGFSRGGGDRGYGGSRFDSRSGGYNGSRDYYNSRSQGGYGERSSGGSYRDSYDSYATHNE encoded by the exons ATGGCATCAGACGAAGGGAAGCTCTTTGTCGGCGGGCTGAGTTTTGACACCAATGAGCAGTCATTGGAACAAGTCTTCTCTAAATACGGACAGATCTCAGAAG TTGTTGTGGTGAAAGACAGAGAGACTCAGAGATCCAGAGGTTTTGGCTTTGTTACTTTTGAAAACATAGATGACGCTAAAGATGCGATGATGGCCATGAATGGAAAG TCTGTAGATGGACGTCAGATCAGAGTTGATCAGGCTGGAAAATCGTCAGAGAACAGATCCCGTGGGTACAGAGGCGGCTCCTCTGGGGGCAGAGGCTTTTTCCGTGGCGGCAGAGGTCGGGGCCGTGGCTTCTCCAgag GCGGTGGGGACAGAGGCTATGGCGGAAGCAGATTTGACTCCAGAAGTGGAGGGTACAATGGCTCCAGAGACTACTATAATAGCAG GAGTCAAGGTGGTTATGGCGAGAGGTCCTCGGGAGGCTCCTACAGAGACAGCTACGACAGTTACG CTACACACAACGAGTAA
- the CIRBP gene encoding cold-inducible RNA-binding protein isoform X1 has protein sequence MASDEGKLFVGGLSFDTNEQSLEQVFSKYGQISEVVVVKDRETQRSRGFGFVTFENIDDAKDAMMAMNGKSVDGRQIRVDQAGKSSENRSRGYRGGSSGGRGFFRGGRGRGRGFSRGGGDRGYGGSRFDSRSGGYNGSRDYYNSSRSQGGYGERSSGGSYRDSYDSYATHNE, from the exons ATGGCATCAGACGAAGGGAAGCTCTTTGTCGGCGGGCTGAGTTTTGACACCAATGAGCAGTCATTGGAACAAGTCTTCTCTAAATACGGACAGATCTCAGAAG TTGTTGTGGTGAAAGACAGAGAGACTCAGAGATCCAGAGGTTTTGGCTTTGTTACTTTTGAAAACATAGATGACGCTAAAGATGCGATGATGGCCATGAATGGAAAG TCTGTAGATGGACGTCAGATCAGAGTTGATCAGGCTGGAAAATCGTCAGAGAACAGATCCCGTGGGTACAGAGGCGGCTCCTCTGGGGGCAGAGGCTTTTTCCGTGGCGGCAGAGGTCGGGGCCGTGGCTTCTCCAgag GCGGTGGGGACAGAGGCTATGGCGGAAGCAGATTTGACTCCAGAAGTGGAGGGTACAATGGCTCCAGAGACTACTATAATAGCAG CAGGAGTCAAGGTGGTTATGGCGAGAGGTCCTCGGGAGGCTCCTACAGAGACAGCTACGACAGTTACG CTACACACAACGAGTAA